TCCTGAGCTCTGTTTGAATCAACTTTTGATAAGTGCAACTTAGGGTAGTAAAGCTTTTTTTCACCATTTCTGTGTGCAATACAAGTCCTACGTCAGGTGTAATGCAGATGcacattcttctttttctctgcatGACCAATGTTCATATATTCATATAAAATCACACAACAAGAGGCTcaagagagaggaagaataaCTTATCTATTTATGCTTAGGCCAGTAAATCATCAAGAATTCATCTGCTTCATTTTACAAAACAaccagatttgttgttgtttttaaatgccatggaaaatcactggatgACCCTGAGGCACTCATACTGgctcagcctgatctacctcaaaGGACTGATAGAAGAATAAAGGAGAGGACAAGACATCTGTGGATGCCAGATTGAACTTGCTGATATAAATATAAGCAACCGGTGGCCAGAAACCTACTGATACATTATGTCAAGGGAAGCACACATGATCCTTCACTGCCTGTCAGTCAGGAGAGGTGGCATGCGAGGAGGGACACAAGCACAGCCGCTTTTTAATTAGTGGGAATGGGCCAGTGCAATTGATTCAAGGCTGGCAtgactaaccaacaggattctggccagaatcTGGTTTTCAAAAAGCAAGCACCACGTGTCAGGGACTATTTCCTAAGCCTCGGTTTCAAAGTCAAGAGCCACAAGGTGCCAACCTACACCCATGGCCTTCCTCCGTCCTTGCGGTAACCTTTGCACCCTTCTCCAGAGCTACAGCTGCTGTCATCGTGGGATGCGAGAAAGCCACTTTGCCCATGCTCAGAGGCTCTCTCGGCCCCTCCCCTGCCTCTAAACCGACGGCGAAGGCCCCAGCCCCACGCCTGGTTCTGAAACCCCCCCGCCCCGATCCCTGGGCCCAGCCTCGCTTACCAGGTTGACGGGATGGACGTAGCCCTTCTCGTAGCGGTCTTCTTGGAGCAGCTGCCGCAGGTGGGCGATGTAGCTGGAGGCCAGGCGGAGCGTGTCCAGCTTGGAGAGCTTGGTGTCCGGGGGCACCCAGGGCAGGCTGGTCTTGAGGCGCGAGAACGCCTTGCTCAGCACGCGCATCCGCGCCCGCTCGCGCGCGTTGGCCGCGTGGCGCTGCGTCTGCTTGCATTCCGCGCCCGCCGCGCTCCGGGCCCCGGGCcttttgccgccgccgccgccgccgtggcCCTCCAGCGCCACGGCGGGCGCTCCCCGCGGGCGCTTCTTCTTGCGGGCGCCGGTGGAGCCACAGGTCGCTACGCTCTCCTCgtcttc
This sequence is a window from Pogona vitticeps strain Pit_001003342236 chromosome 4, PviZW2.1, whole genome shotgun sequence. Protein-coding genes within it:
- the MSC gene encoding musculin; this encodes MSTGSLSDGEELPEMDLRGLQLEYPALSRSKRRPRGEPCPSVGNSSAAEEEEEEEEEEEEDEDEESVATCGSTGARKKKRPRGAPAVALEGHGGGGGGKRPGARSAAGAECKQTQRHAANARERARMRVLSKAFSRLKTSLPWVPPDTKLSKLDTLRLASSYIAHLRQLLQEDRYEKGYVHPVNLTWPFVVSGRPESDPKEVAAANRLCGTTA